The nucleotide sequence CCTGCTCTGCCTGATGCAGATCTGCGAGTTTATTTTGTAACTGTCCAGAACAGGGACCATGATACCTGCCCCAGTCACCTGTCTGCTGTGCCTGTTGTAGTACCTGATTGATGGCGAGATCGGGGAATGGCCATTCGGGGGGCCCTTCAGGGAAGGCAGGAACTCCGCCGAGAATCGCAGGTTTTTCAGAGAGCAGGCTGTTCATTGGTAATAGAACCGATTCAAATAGAAGGTAGGAAATCGGAATTCATAGATAACATAGTGTTATTCTGAAGAACGTTTGATTAAACTGGGGGCAGCACGGCTTGTCGGCAGATTTCCAGCGATACCTGTGAAACTTCTTGTTTGTTCTACAACTTTAATATTCAAGTGAGTCATATTATGGCACATCAGATCAAATTTATCATGGTAGGTGGTTTTTTAGGAGCAGGAAAAACCACTACATTGGGACGGCTGGCAAAATATTATTCCGATCAGGGTTTGAATGTGGGTGTGGTTACCAACGATCAGGCAGCCGATCTGGTGGATACAAACGCGCTGCGGTCTCAGGGATTGCATGTCGGAGAAGTGGCCGGTGCCTGCTTCTGCTGCCATTTTAATGCGTTGATGGACACGATTGAAGAACTGGGTTCTGAGCAAAAACCGGATGTCATCCTGGCGGAGCCGGTGGGCAGTTGCACGGATCTGGTGGCGACGGTGATTCAGCCGATCAAACGGCTGTTTGACGCCGACTTTTCCATACTGCCGTATACCGTACTGATGAAGCCCAGTCATGGTCTGAAGATTTTGAAAAATGACAAGGGCTCCGGTTTCTCACCCAAGGCGGCATACATTTTGAAGAAACAGCTGGAAGAGGCAGATCTGATTCTGATCAACCGGATTGATGAACTGTCTGCAGAAGAAGTGGATGAAATCACGGCGCTGGTGAATGAGCAGTTTCCAGGAACTCCCGTGTTACGCACGTCCGCTCTCACAGGAGAAGGCTTTGAACCGTTGTTGGAATTTCTGGAACAGGACGGCGACTTCGGCAGTAAGATCCTCGACATTGATTACGACATTTATGCGGAAGGGGAAGCAGAACTGGGCTGGTTGAACAGCAGTGTGCATATTTCCGCAGAGAATTCGTTTTCACTGGACCAGTTACTGCTGGATGTGATATCGCAACTGCAGACTTCTTTCAAAGAAAAGTCGGTTGAAACAGCGCATCTGAAAACAATCGGTTTATGGGAAGGATTTTTTGGTGTTGCCAATCTCGTCAGTAATGACAGCGAACCCAGGTTGTCGTTATCATCTGATTGTACGGTAACGGAAGCGGATCTGATTGTGAATGCGCGGGTGGCCTGTGATCCCGAAGCTTTAACAGCGCAGGTGAAGCAGGTGCTGCAGAATTGTGCTCAGGCGTTGAATGCGAAGCTGGAGTTTCGCCAGACACAGAGTTTCCGTCCGGGGAGACCTGTGCCTACGCATCGGTATGCGACGCCACAATAGGCTTTGGTTTCTGTTAACGGTAGTTGAGAGTGGCGTCTACGTTTAGTGGAATTTGATGTCTGAGCTCAGTGAGATATTTGATGCAGGTCGGCGGCAGAAGTTTCGCCGGCAGTTGCAGTCATGGTACGTATCACATCAACGAGATTTACCGTGGCGGCGACAACACGATCCTCATGCCGTCTGGATCAGTGAGATCATGCTGCAGCAGACAGTAGTGGCTGCCGTCATCCCTTACTTCAAGCGGTTCATGTCCCGCTTCCCTGATGTGGAGACGCTGGCGGCGGCTGACGAGAGTGAAGTGCTGCAGCACTGGGAGGGCCTCGGTTATTACAGCCGCGCGCGTAACATTCACAAGGCGGCGAAGCGGATTGCCGGCGAACTGGAGGGGCGTTTTCCCCGCGATGTCGAATCGCTGCAGAAACTGCCGGGAATTGGCCGTTATACGGCGGGCGCCATTTGTTCGTTTGCGTATGACACGCGGGCTCCGATTGTTGAAGCGAATACTTTGCGCTTGTATTCCCGCCTGATCGGACTGGAAGAGGACCCCCGTTCGAAGTCGGGGCAGAATCAACTGTGGGAGTTTGCAGAACTGATCCTGCCGCGCAAGTCGCCGGGAGAGTTTAATCAGGCCCTGATGGACCTGGGGAGCCTGGTCTGTACGCCGCAGAATCCAGGTTGCGAGGATTGTCCGGTGAATGCAGGCTGTGAAGCCTTTCTTCGTCAACGGCAGCATCTGATCCCTGTCCCCAAGGTGAGGCCGGAGATTACGCCGCTGACGGATGTGAGTATCGCAGTGTTTTCCGGCAGCCATGTGATGATACGTCAACGAACAGCGGGAGAACGCTGGGCCGGGCTCTGGGACTTTCCCAGGTTGACGCTTGAGGAAATGAACGGAAGTCCGCATCCGACGATCGTTCGCAAAAAAACAGGCCGACAGAAAGAATTGTTTTCTGCACAGCAAAGTGCAGGGGTCGAGATACCGGAGGGGCTTTCCCCTGCTGTAATTTCTCGACTCGAAAACTACTTGAAGGAAGAAGCAGGCATTGAAGCAAGTATGCAGCAGTTGATGACTGAAATCAGGCACAGTGTCACCCGGTATAAGATTCGTCTACTCTGCTTCGTGGCGCAACTGGACCCGCGAGCAGCGAAAAAAAAGACGACTCAACTCAACAGTCCGCCCGGCAATTCGGAATATCAGTGGGTGTCAGTGAATGAACTGGATTCATATCCCCTGTCAGTGACAGGAAGGAAATTCGCGAAACTGCTGGCAGAGCGGATGTAGCCTGTTGATGAAAGTGCCGCTGTTTTGTGAGTCATTCAAAAAGTGGCAGGCGCAAAAAAATCCCCATTCTCAAAATTGCCTGAGATTGAGAATGGGGAAAACGCATTTGACTCAAGAGAAGAAAGCGGCATCCGTGCCAAAAAGACCTTCCATGGAATATAAGCCTTTAGGGTTACCGGATGTGATGGGGATACTGAATGAGTCGCAACCCTCTCCTGTAGTCAAAGACGCTGTAGTACAATGTGTATTGTTACTGGATTGTGAGTTAACCGGATAAATCTTTGAAGAGCGTGCCAAATTCGGGCATGTCCTGTTCCAGCAGATTTTGCCAGGCTTCCAGATTCCAGATTTCCACGCAGATTACTGCGCCGACAATCATCACATCCTGGTTCGGCTGAACTCCCAGAAACTCGCGAAAGCCTTCCGGAATTGTACAGCGAGAGCGATTGGCTAACTGAATGGTACGATTTCTGGTTGACAGTAATCGTCCCAGGCGTTGCACTTCATCCCAGCGGTTCTCAAGACGGTGTGACTGAATTTTCTGTTTAATCAGATCCACACCCTGCTGCTGTCTGTTTTGCCAGTCGGCAGCTTTCCAGAGGCTGAGACATCCTGCTCGTTCCTTGGTCAGCATCGTTTCCCCTGATTCGTCGGTGATTGCCTGAGCCATTTCTGCGGGAAGCGAAATGCGAAAGCGGTCGTCGACCGTTCGCTTTGTCTCTCCCGTAATAAATGTGTCACTGCTCATAACCAGCCTGTCCGAGGGGATGTGTAATCAACTCTCAGCGATACCGAAGGTAAGCGATATTGTACTGGGCGGATAACCCACAATCAACTAGTTATCAAAGATCAATTGGGCAGGAAACCCACTAAGGGTCGAATTTACCGTTGGATTTCCAAAAAGGCAATCACTGATTGTTCAATTCTGTCGATTTTATCAATTTTTCTGATCAGCTCTGATTTCACGTGAACAATTTGATTCACAGAAATGCTGTTCGTTCTAATCGAATTTCTTCATGCCCGCTGATGAAAATAGAACGCGATTTGAGGTCAGGCAGTGGCTGATCTTCAGCTGAGTAAGCCGGGTGATGCTGGATATAATTTGCCTGTGCGGAAGTCATCAGAGTTGAAAGGCGGGAGTGATGAATTGATCGACAGGTGGCACTTTGAAAGAGTCGCATTGTCTCTCGGATTCAGTAGGGGCTGTTGATGGAAGTGGAGAAATCCCTTTCTGGTTATTGTATGTTTCAACTGGTGTGACTTTGTCGCAGTGTGATACCAGGGTGGACGCAGGACTTGCGCGAATCAGGAAGAAAACGGTTCGAAAACGGTTCAACTTGACCAGAAAAACGAGTGATGATCGGTCACTGGTATCAGATGGTCAGCTGAAGATGAAACGAATCGAGCGGGAAAGACAGGATGCCGTTTTCACAGGTACTCATGCGCGTCAGGTTTCAAAAACTGTTGTACGCGCGCGACGCATACGCCGTAGTGTTGCGAAAGGCGTGTGAGTGTCAAGCTGAAAAAGTGACACCAGTGGAAACAGGAGTTCTGATCGTGCGATAGTAATGTGTTATTAAGTCACTAACGCCTGGCAGGGAGATGGCGAGAAAAATAAAAATGCCTGGCGGAGTTGCTGAAAAGTGATCAGACTCCGCCAGGCAAGAGATGTTTATCGCCCCGTCTCAGAGACAGAACGGGTGAATCTTAATATTCACGGTTTTTGAGAATCCCGGGTAGTGGCACGGGGTAAGAACCATCCGCACGGGCAATCACAGGTGCCGGTGATTCCATTGTCAGTTTATCAACGTCCGGAGCAAACTCCTGTTTGCAGTTCAGCATTTCATCGTAGGTTACGATCTGGCCAGTGTGAGCAGCCATGCGACCCATTGATGTCACCAGGCTGGCTTCTGCACCACGTCGAACTTCATTGTAAGGTTGATCATTGCGGATCGCGTTGATCAGATCTTCCCATTCCACCTGGTAGGGGTTGGGTTCCGGCTGAGGATAAGCCCAGACCAGGTTTTCATCGGTCTCGTTGTAGCCTTTGTAAATCCGCGATTTCGCAGGGTGGTGGGCTGAGGTCGAGATAACGGCCAGCCCTTTTGTTCCGTGTGCGAAACTGGCAAATTTCTGGCGACAGCCGGGAATGGTTCGACCCCGCAGGAACATTTTGGTGCCATCTGCGAATGTGTATTCCACGCTGTAGCTGTCGAAGTTCTGGTCGACATTGTCGCCACGATAGTGACGTCCACCGGAACCATCGGCCTGAACAGGCCAGGCATCTTTCATCCAGCAGCTTTCGTCGATGTTATGAATGAGGAAATCGCTGAAGCCACCACCACTGGCCCAGAGGAAGCCGTGGAACCGGGAGATCTGATACAGCAGTTCGCTGCTCATGTTTTCCGGTTTGGGGCCAGTGGCTGCAGAACCAGTCGGGCCGGCCATGCGGTAGGCTCGAAGTTCCAGTATGTCGCCGATCTGACCATCTTTGATCCGATCGTGAAGTTCCTGACGCGCTTTGCAGTGACGGCACATCAGACCGACGCCGACCTTCAGGTTTTTCTCTTCCGATTTTTTAGCAAGCTCCAGCATCTTGCGGGTACTGGGGCCATCCACGGTGATGGGTTTTTCCATGAAGACATTGATGCCTTTTTCGATGGCGTATCCGAAGTGCACCCAGCGGAAAGCAGGAGGAGTCACAAGCAGTACGACATCTCCCGGTCCCAGGCAGCTGATGGCTTTTTCATATCCGTCAAAGCCAATAAATTTCTGATCATCGGGAACATCGACTTTGTCACCAAACTGTTTTTCAAGACTCTTGTAGCTGGTATTGAGGCGATGCTCGAAGACGTCAGCCATCGCAACCAGTTTGATCGGTCCGCTGGTAGTGGAGAGTGCGTTGGCAGCAGCCCCTGTTCCACGCCCGCCGCATCCAACCAAGGCAATTTTAATTGTACTGTCATCTGCAGCATAAACATGCGGAATCGACGTACCGGCTAAGACAGAAGCCCCGGCTGCGAGTTTACTGGAGTTCTTTAAAAAATCGCGGCGGGATGAGACATTCTGGGGCGCTTCACTCATTCTGGGCTCCTTGGCAGTTCAATGAAATAAGATCAAATTGTTGGCATTTTATCTGATACGTCGATTGAACGAGGAGTGCTGGTTGACAATCGATATTCTGTGAGGACAGAAGCAAAAGAACATCAGATAAACACATATGAGAATATCTGATTATATCAATGCGAAATAGGCACTTGCAACTTGTTCTGATAATTCTCAGCGAGGAATTAGGGGGCAATTTCAATAAAAAAAGCCGAAGACAGAAAAGGCGTCTTCGGCTTTTGATTTATTAGTGATGTTTAATATTGAGTTTAGAAATTGTAACCAGGATTTTTAGGATCGAAGTCCGCATCCGTTAATCCGACGTTGGTGCGGATGTTGGTGTAGGTGTATTCTTCGACTAATTCCGGCTGGCTGTTTTTTCTGGTCGGCCAGTCATATTGTTCGACACGGACAGGCAGGTTTGTTGCCTTATCAATGTAGAGTCTGGTCATCTGAAAGCGGATCCCCTGTTTCTGCTGCGGGTAGCTGGTCTGCAGAACTTTGCACTGCATGTTACCGAGCTTGGCATCCGGGAAGTATTTAACGGCAACGCCGGCATCGACAGCTCGTTCTTCTTTCCATTGTTTCAGGATCTGATACAGCATTTTACGAATGCCGATCGTTGTAATCGGGTAGCGGCTCTCATCCATTGCCTGTGGGCTGTTGGGTTGCAGAGACACAGTTCCGACGAGTCCTTTGATGCCTGTTTCATGGGCGAGAATCTGATTTCCATTTCGTCCATGGAAATAGATGACTTCCCGACCAGCGTGTGGTTGCTGGAATCCCAGATAGACACTCAGTGGTTTTTCGCGAAACTTGATTGCCATTGTCTGGGTGGCCTGCATCTTGCGGCCTACTTTTTCACGCTTAATGAAGGTCCCCTGGAAGTCTTTCACTCCCGCAGTTGTTTCATAGCTCTTCATCGCCAGGCGAATCGCGGGATC is from Gimesia maris and encodes:
- a CDS encoding GTP-binding protein — protein: MAHQIKFIMVGGFLGAGKTTTLGRLAKYYSDQGLNVGVVTNDQAADLVDTNALRSQGLHVGEVAGACFCCHFNALMDTIEELGSEQKPDVILAEPVGSCTDLVATVIQPIKRLFDADFSILPYTVLMKPSHGLKILKNDKGSGFSPKAAYILKKQLEEADLILINRIDELSAEEVDEITALVNEQFPGTPVLRTSALTGEGFEPLLEFLEQDGDFGSKILDIDYDIYAEGEAELGWLNSSVHISAENSFSLDQLLLDVISQLQTSFKEKSVETAHLKTIGLWEGFFGVANLVSNDSEPRLSLSSDCTVTEADLIVNARVACDPEALTAQVKQVLQNCAQALNAKLEFRQTQSFRPGRPVPTHRYATPQ
- the mutY gene encoding A/G-specific adenine glycosylase, coding for MSELSEIFDAGRRQKFRRQLQSWYVSHQRDLPWRRQHDPHAVWISEIMLQQTVVAAVIPYFKRFMSRFPDVETLAAADESEVLQHWEGLGYYSRARNIHKAAKRIAGELEGRFPRDVESLQKLPGIGRYTAGAICSFAYDTRAPIVEANTLRLYSRLIGLEEDPRSKSGQNQLWEFAELILPRKSPGEFNQALMDLGSLVCTPQNPGCEDCPVNAGCEAFLRQRQHLIPVPKVRPEITPLTDVSIAVFSGSHVMIRQRTAGERWAGLWDFPRLTLEEMNGSPHPTIVRKKTGRQKELFSAQQSAGVEIPEGLSPAVISRLENYLKEEAGIEASMQQLMTEIRHSVTRYKIRLLCFVAQLDPRAAKKKTTQLNSPPGNSEYQWVSVNELDSYPLSVTGRKFAKLLAERM
- a CDS encoding division/cell wall cluster transcriptional repressor MraZ, with protein sequence MSSDTFITGETKRTVDDRFRISLPAEMAQAITDESGETMLTKERAGCLSLWKAADWQNRQQQGVDLIKQKIQSHRLENRWDEVQRLGRLLSTRNRTIQLANRSRCTIPEGFREFLGVQPNQDVMIVGAVICVEIWNLEAWQNLLEQDMPEFGTLFKDLSG
- a CDS encoding Gfo/Idh/MocA family protein, whose protein sequence is MSEAPQNVSSRRDFLKNSSKLAAGASVLAGTSIPHVYAADDSTIKIALVGCGGRGTGAAANALSTTSGPIKLVAMADVFEHRLNTSYKSLEKQFGDKVDVPDDQKFIGFDGYEKAISCLGPGDVVLLVTPPAFRWVHFGYAIEKGINVFMEKPITVDGPSTRKMLELAKKSEEKNLKVGVGLMCRHCKARQELHDRIKDGQIGDILELRAYRMAGPTGSAATGPKPENMSSELLYQISRFHGFLWASGGGFSDFLIHNIDESCWMKDAWPVQADGSGGRHYRGDNVDQNFDSYSVEYTFADGTKMFLRGRTIPGCRQKFASFAHGTKGLAVISTSAHHPAKSRIYKGYNETDENLVWAYPQPEPNPYQVEWEDLINAIRNDQPYNEVRRGAEASLVTSMGRMAAHTGQIVTYDEMLNCKQEFAPDVDKLTMESPAPVIARADGSYPVPLPGILKNREY
- a CDS encoding DUF1571 domain-containing protein, whose amino-acid sequence is MVKQHSYLQNTVLVRQTKKFVAIAGVLALTATACLTQATPLQAQSEHALDPAIRLAMKSYETTAGVKDFQGTFIKREKVGRKMQATQTMAIKFREKPLSVYLGFQQPHAGREVIYFHGRNGNQILAHETGIKGLVGTVSLQPNSPQAMDESRYPITTIGIRKMLYQILKQWKEERAVDAGVAVKYFPDAKLGNMQCKVLQTSYPQQKQGIRFQMTRLYIDKATNLPVRVEQYDWPTRKNSQPELVEEYTYTNIRTNVGLTDADFDPKNPGYNF